In a single window of the Olivibacter sp. SDN3 genome:
- a CDS encoding IS1182 family transposase — protein sequence MDGTKIESAAGRYTFVWKGSVEKNKAKLENKIQSVLSDIESQIKQDQSELGRDETPKPIKSNELRDRLSLLNEKLKATAKPTQKQLKKLREEHLPRLEKYEKQLATLGERNSYSKTDEDATFMRLKDDHMQNGQLKPAYNTQISTEEQFITHYSIHQTSTDTTTLEDHLDSFEDQYNRQSDVVVADAGYGSEENYEMLESKNIEGYVKYNYFHKEQKRNQRNNPFLLQNLYYHKEQDFYVCPMGQKMEFAGKGIRKSTNGYSSRVSYYRAERCEGCPLRGQCHKAQGNRIIEVNHRLNELKTRARERLTSETGKYHRSKRPIEVEAVFGQMKSNNRFNRLTMRGLEKVDIEFALMCIGHNLRKWSKKLLKTTSSGPNNEPKYNNPLIYDPKWINYCYQPLVAE from the coding sequence ATAGACGGTACAAAGATTGAATCGGCGGCAGGCCGTTACACTTTTGTATGGAAAGGTTCGGTGGAAAAGAACAAAGCAAAACTGGAAAATAAAATACAGTCGGTCCTCTCGGACATTGAATCACAGATAAAACAGGACCAATCGGAACTGGGCAGGGATGAAACACCCAAACCTATTAAGAGCAATGAGCTCAGGGACAGACTTTCTTTACTGAACGAAAAGCTCAAAGCAACAGCAAAACCTACCCAAAAACAGCTTAAAAAGCTGCGGGAAGAACATCTTCCAAGGCTGGAAAAGTACGAAAAGCAATTGGCTACACTGGGGGAAAGGAACAGTTACAGCAAAACCGATGAAGATGCCACCTTCATGCGGCTGAAAGATGACCACATGCAGAACGGGCAGCTCAAACCGGCCTACAACACGCAGATCAGTACGGAAGAACAGTTCATCACCCACTACAGTATCCACCAGACAAGCACCGATACCACCACATTGGAAGACCATCTTGATAGCTTCGAAGATCAATATAACAGGCAGAGCGATGTGGTGGTGGCCGATGCCGGTTACGGAAGTGAAGAGAACTATGAAATGCTGGAATCAAAGAACATAGAAGGTTACGTGAAATATAATTACTTCCACAAAGAGCAGAAACGCAACCAGAGGAACAATCCTTTTCTATTACAGAACCTGTATTATCATAAAGAGCAGGACTTCTATGTGTGCCCGATGGGACAGAAGATGGAGTTTGCCGGTAAGGGAATACGCAAAAGCACCAATGGATATAGTTCCCGGGTGAGCTATTACAGGGCCGAACGCTGTGAAGGCTGCCCGCTTCGGGGGCAGTGCCATAAAGCGCAGGGAAACAGGATCATCGAAGTCAACCACCGGTTGAACGAACTGAAGACCAGGGCACGCGAACGTCTAACATCGGAAACAGGAAAGTACCACCGGAGTAAACGCCCCATAGAAGTGGAGGCGGTCTTCGGACAGATGAAAAGCAACAACAGATTCAACAGGTTAACCATGAGGGGGCTTGAAAAGGTCGATATTGAGTTCGCCCTGATGTGTATAGGGCATAACCTGAGAAAATGGTCGAAAAAGCTCCTGAAAACAACTTCGTCAGGCCCAAACAACGAACCTAAATACAATAATCCCCTTATTTATGACCCCAAATGGATAAACTACTGCTATCAACCATTGGTCGCAGAGTAA
- a CDS encoding Re/Si-specific NAD(P)(+) transhydrogenase subunit alpha, producing MKLAVVKETKVPESRVAITPEAIKPLIKAGFSCFIESGAGLLSGFSDELYQKAGAEIISDKSILLQQTQVLLKVNAPTPAELELLPYGSTTISLLYAYTIPDLVALLNKKRISAFAIDAVPRISRAQKMDALSSQANLAGYKAVILGANALGKIFPLMMTAAGTITPAKVLIFGAGVAGLQAIATAKRLGAVVEVTDVRPETKEQVESLGGRFLQVEGEGVQIAGGYAREVSAEYLQKQQDLVAMHVADADLIITTALVIGKKAPVLVTEKMIQTMKPGSVIVDMAVESGGNCALSEAGKTVVKYGVSIIGETNLPALLPVNASGLYARNISTLLLHLADKEGFKLELEEDITKGSLITHEGKLIHQFTKEILEKKS from the coding sequence TTGAAACTAGCCGTAGTCAAAGAAACCAAAGTACCTGAAAGTCGGGTGGCGATTACGCCAGAAGCTATCAAACCACTAATTAAAGCAGGTTTTTCGTGTTTTATTGAAAGTGGTGCCGGGTTATTATCAGGATTCAGTGATGAACTCTATCAAAAGGCCGGAGCAGAAATTATTTCAGATAAATCCATTTTATTGCAGCAAACACAAGTCCTATTAAAGGTAAATGCTCCTACTCCAGCAGAGTTGGAATTATTGCCCTATGGGAGCACTACGATATCCTTACTATACGCTTACACGATCCCCGATTTAGTAGCACTTCTGAACAAAAAACGTATTTCTGCCTTTGCGATCGATGCTGTGCCACGGATATCCAGGGCACAGAAAATGGATGCGCTGAGTTCGCAGGCCAATCTAGCGGGCTATAAAGCAGTGATTCTAGGGGCAAATGCCCTGGGCAAAATATTTCCGCTGATGATGACGGCCGCTGGTACTATCACCCCTGCTAAAGTGCTTATCTTCGGAGCTGGAGTTGCCGGGCTGCAGGCCATCGCTACCGCCAAACGGCTCGGAGCAGTCGTAGAAGTGACGGATGTACGCCCCGAAACAAAGGAACAGGTAGAATCTTTGGGTGGACGTTTCTTGCAAGTAGAAGGTGAAGGAGTTCAAATTGCGGGTGGTTACGCACGTGAAGTTTCTGCCGAATATCTCCAGAAGCAACAAGATTTAGTTGCCATGCATGTCGCTGACGCCGACTTGATTATTACAACTGCATTGGTGATAGGAAAAAAAGCACCTGTGCTGGTTACCGAAAAAATGATACAAACCATGAAACCAGGTTCAGTCATCGTTGATATGGCCGTGGAGTCTGGTGGCAACTGCGCGCTTAGTGAAGCCGGAAAAACAGTCGTAAAGTACGGTGTAAGCATTATCGGAGAAACAAATCTGCCTGCTCTGCTTCCAGTAAATGCCAGCGGACTGTATGCTCGCAATATCAGCACCCTATTATTGCACTTGGCCGATAAAGAAGGTTTCAAATTGGAATTGGAAGAAGACATTACCAAAGGTTCGTTGATCACTCACGAAGGAAAGTTAATTCATCAATTTACTAAAGAAATATTAGAAAAAAAATCATGA
- a CDS encoding glutaminase, whose product MNTPVPEYLANLLYNCKANGGGQLADYIPELASADPNKLAVALTTLDGLVYSAGDDEYEFSIQSISKAFTYAYVIEELGLDTVLKKVGVEPSGEAFNEISLDQSEDRPKPKNPMINSGAITTHSLIANADNTCRAEIIRKFFSELAGRELSFDMSIFQSEMNTAYRNLSIGYSLRNVSILESDPTEIIESYIKQCSINVTVKDLVNMISVLVNDGILPRTGERILSHKTVRQVLTVMTTCGMYDAAGDWLANVGIPAKSGVAGGIIGVLPGQVGLAVFSPKLDGHGNSVRGIDIMQQLSNDMGLHLLEGVPSSRVIVHDQSVVRTKPEVKVYKLQGVLQFTEAERLLRILQDEDKSDNIIVFDLSHISLVNDVGRRMFLDGIDRLRADGHDVALIDPDLVLRDAKTPRKFVPKIYQDIQEVLN is encoded by the coding sequence ATGAATACACCTGTTCCAGAATATCTCGCAAACCTACTCTATAATTGTAAAGCCAACGGTGGTGGACAACTCGCGGATTACATACCTGAGCTAGCTTCAGCTGACCCGAATAAACTTGCAGTTGCATTAACTACTTTAGACGGTTTGGTGTATAGCGCTGGTGATGACGAATATGAATTTAGCATACAGTCAATCTCCAAAGCTTTTACCTATGCTTATGTAATTGAAGAGCTTGGGCTAGACACGGTACTGAAGAAAGTCGGAGTCGAACCATCTGGCGAAGCTTTTAACGAAATTTCGCTGGATCAATCAGAAGATCGGCCAAAGCCAAAAAATCCAATGATTAATTCAGGTGCAATTACCACACATTCACTTATTGCCAACGCCGATAACACCTGTAGAGCTGAAATAATACGAAAATTTTTCAGTGAATTAGCAGGACGAGAATTATCATTTGATATGTCTATTTTTCAATCCGAGATGAATACAGCGTATCGAAATTTGTCGATCGGTTATTCTTTACGTAATGTCAGTATTCTGGAGAGCGATCCCACTGAAATCATTGAAAGCTATATCAAACAGTGTTCTATCAATGTTACTGTGAAAGATTTGGTCAATATGATCAGTGTATTGGTAAATGATGGTATTCTGCCCCGAACAGGTGAGCGAATTCTTAGCCATAAAACAGTCCGTCAAGTATTAACTGTAATGACCACGTGCGGCATGTACGATGCAGCAGGAGATTGGCTCGCCAACGTCGGCATTCCTGCCAAAAGTGGGGTAGCCGGGGGAATTATCGGCGTATTACCCGGTCAGGTTGGCCTGGCAGTATTTTCGCCTAAGCTTGACGGTCACGGCAACAGTGTACGTGGTATCGACATAATGCAACAATTGTCCAACGATATGGGTTTACACCTGTTGGAAGGTGTTCCATCATCAAGAGTCATTGTACACGATCAGTCCGTTGTTCGGACGAAACCAGAGGTTAAAGTGTATAAATTACAAGGTGTTCTGCAATTCACCGAAGCTGAGCGACTGCTACGTATTTTGCAAGATGAAGACAAGAGTGATAATATTATCGTATTTGATCTAAGTCATATTTCCTTGGTGAATGATGTAGGTCGTCGTATGTTTCTCGATGGCATTGACCGGCTGAGAGCTGATGGGCATGATGTTGCATTGATAGACCCCGATCTCGTATTGCGTGATGCGAAAACACCGCGAAAATTTGTGCCGAAAATTTATCAAGATATCCAGGAAGTCCTAAATTAA
- a CDS encoding SRPBCC family protein, translating into MAQVTRITVEATVNAPVAKVWNAWNTPSDIMQWNTPDPSWHTPSSENDLRVGGKFKNRMEAKDGSFGFDFEGIYDKVELHKEITYTMLDGRKATTLFTIKNGKTNIVTTFDAETENDPEFQKQGWQAILNNFVNYVESTNL; encoded by the coding sequence ATGGCACAAGTAACAAGAATTACGGTAGAAGCAACAGTAAATGCTCCCGTAGCAAAAGTTTGGAATGCTTGGAATACACCAAGTGACATTATGCAATGGAATACTCCTGACCCAAGTTGGCATACCCCAAGCAGCGAAAACGACCTGCGTGTAGGAGGTAAGTTTAAGAATAGAATGGAAGCAAAAGATGGCAGCTTCGGTTTTGACTTCGAAGGCATTTATGATAAGGTAGAACTTCATAAGGAAATTACCTACACCATGCTTGATGGGAGAAAGGCTACTACCTTGTTTACCATAAAAAATGGAAAAACCAACATAGTAACGACATTTGATGCTGAAACAGAAAATGACCCTGAATTTCAGAAACAGGGATGGCAAGCTATCTTGAACAACTTTGTTAATTATGTTGAATCAACTAATTTATAA
- a CDS encoding NAD(P) transhydrogenase subunit alpha: MTADTLLILLYILVLAGFIGFELISKVPPTLHTPLLSATNAIAGITIVGALLSSGSLGWPTSKILGLTALFLATLNVVSGYVVTDRMLQMFKKKK; the protein is encoded by the coding sequence ATGACAGCAGACACCCTCTTGATCTTGTTATACATCTTAGTTCTGGCCGGGTTTATCGGTTTTGAATTGATCTCAAAAGTACCACCTACACTGCATACGCCTTTATTGTCTGCAACAAACGCCATAGCTGGTATCACCATCGTAGGTGCTTTACTGTCTTCCGGATCTTTGGGTTGGCCGACAAGTAAAATATTAGGTCTTACGGCATTATTCCTCGCCACACTTAATGTAGTGAGTGGGTATGTGGTTACCGATCGCATGTTGCAAATGTTTAAAAAGAAAAAGTAA
- a CDS encoding transposase produces MHRKFDDSFKIMAVDLSVVKGSVADVAKELDIDPSLLSKWRRNPRYNGNKVLPDNPKISPEEQELRILRKKLRDTELERDILKKAIAIFSRGDGPYTGS; encoded by the coding sequence ATGCATAGAAAATTTGATGATTCGTTTAAGATAATGGCGGTCGATTTGAGCGTTGTTAAGGGATCTGTAGCCGATGTAGCTAAGGAATTAGACATAGACCCCAGTTTACTGAGTAAATGGCGTAGAAATCCACGTTATAATGGGAATAAGGTTTTACCTGACAATCCCAAGATCAGTCCGGAGGAGCAGGAGTTAAGGATTTTACGCAAGAAATTAAGAGATACAGAATTAGAACGCGATATCTTAAAAAAGGCCATAGCCATCTTCTCCAGGGGAGACGGTCCATATACCGGTTCATAA
- a CDS encoding IS3 family transposase — translation MKRYRIRTRYLKKGHSHLLQGRRSIYRFIKENREVYSVEKMCEVLNVSSSCFYRWLVWPESPREQRSKALVDKIQQVHSDSKYIYGSPRITAELHKKGEMVSRSYVARLMKKHGIRSKVKKKYRVTTDSSHSYRIAENLLQRDFSADSLSQKWVSDITYIHTGKGWLYLTTVIDLADRKVIGWSLSTDMTTKNTSVQAIKMAIRNRGIKDGLIFHSDRGIQYACDEFRRVIVKNKILQSMSRKANCWDNAVAESFFKTLKAEMIYHRKFIDQQSAKLEIFGYIEGFYNTKRTHSALGYKTPKQIEEMLLEKEKMAA, via the coding sequence ATTAAGAGATACAGAATTAGAACGCGATATCTTAAAAAAGGCCATAGCCATCTTCTCCAGGGGAGACGGTCCATATACCGGTTCATAAAGGAGAACCGAGAAGTATATTCCGTAGAGAAGATGTGCGAAGTATTGAACGTTAGCAGCAGTTGTTTTTACCGTTGGCTGGTTTGGCCCGAATCCCCCAGGGAACAACGCAGTAAAGCACTTGTGGATAAAATACAGCAGGTACACAGTGACAGTAAGTATATCTATGGCAGCCCACGGATAACCGCAGAGCTGCACAAAAAAGGTGAAATGGTATCAAGAAGCTACGTAGCAAGATTGATGAAGAAACATGGGATACGAAGTAAGGTTAAGAAAAAATATAGGGTGACCACAGATTCGAGCCATAGTTATAGGATAGCTGAAAATCTCCTCCAAAGAGATTTTTCAGCGGATTCCCTATCGCAAAAATGGGTTAGCGACATTACTTACATCCATACCGGCAAAGGGTGGCTTTATCTAACAACGGTTATCGATCTGGCGGACAGAAAAGTCATTGGATGGTCTTTAAGCACCGATATGACGACTAAAAACACTTCTGTACAAGCCATCAAAATGGCTATTAGAAACCGAGGTATCAAAGATGGTCTTATCTTCCATTCGGATAGAGGGATCCAATATGCCTGCGATGAATTCAGGAGGGTAATTGTAAAAAACAAGATACTTCAAAGCATGAGTAGGAAGGCCAATTGCTGGGACAATGCAGTAGCTGAGAGCTTTTTCAAGACACTAAAGGCTGAAATGATCTACCATAGAAAATTCATCGATCAGCAATCGGCTAAATTGGAGATCTTTGGATATATTGAAGGTTTTTATAATACCAAAAGAACACATTCTGCCCTGGGATATAAAACCCCTAAGCAGATCGAAGAGATGCTATTGGAAAAAGAGAAAATGGCAGCATAA
- a CDS encoding NAD(P)(+) transhydrogenase (Re/Si-specific) subunit beta translates to MDNTLLIRTAYLIAAVLFIVGIKMLGKTPTARRGNTLSATAMLIAILATLLDTQILRFSEIFVTILVASAIGVYAARKVEMTSMPEMIALLNGFGGLASALVSTSEYWRMTQETGIGINTVIGISITLSILIGAVTFTGSMVAFSKLKGIMSGKAIVFSGQHYINLMLLIAAIVFSILLIINPSAQIWVISILTTALVLGVLAVIPIGGADMPVVIALLNSYTGIAAAATGFVLNNKALIITGAIVGTAGLILTQIMCKAMNRSLVNVVLGGFGQTTGSGDNGGEDIVVKEVGVEESAMLFDSVSSVIIVPGYGMAVAQAQHAVRELSELLEKRNISVKFAIHPVAGRMPGHMNVLLAEANIPYDKLIEMDHINDEFATTDIALIIGANDVVNPAAKTNSESPIFGMPVLNVENAQTVIVCKRSMNAGYAGIENELFGYPNCLMLFGDAKSSITAVINELKEM, encoded by the coding sequence ATGGACAACACGCTACTCATACGGACTGCATACTTAATAGCTGCGGTCCTTTTTATCGTAGGTATCAAAATGCTTGGTAAAACACCTACAGCCAGAAGAGGAAATACGCTATCTGCTACAGCCATGCTTATTGCGATATTGGCCACCTTACTAGATACCCAAATATTGCGTTTTTCAGAAATATTTGTCACTATACTGGTTGCTTCCGCCATTGGCGTATATGCCGCCCGAAAAGTAGAAATGACCTCAATGCCCGAAATGATCGCATTGCTCAACGGCTTTGGAGGTCTTGCTTCTGCACTTGTGTCCACATCCGAATATTGGCGAATGACACAGGAAACAGGTATCGGAATCAATACGGTTATCGGTATTAGCATTACACTTAGTATCCTTATCGGCGCTGTCACATTTACCGGATCCATGGTGGCATTTAGCAAGTTGAAGGGGATCATGAGCGGCAAGGCCATCGTTTTTTCTGGCCAGCATTATATCAATTTGATGCTGTTAATTGCAGCGATTGTCTTTTCGATATTGCTAATTATTAATCCATCAGCCCAAATATGGGTCATCAGTATCTTGACCACTGCATTAGTTTTAGGTGTGCTCGCAGTCATCCCTATCGGAGGTGCAGATATGCCAGTAGTGATTGCCCTACTCAATTCATATACGGGTATTGCAGCAGCGGCTACCGGATTTGTCTTGAATAATAAGGCACTCATTATTACTGGTGCTATAGTTGGTACAGCGGGGCTTATCCTCACGCAAATCATGTGTAAAGCGATGAACCGCTCACTAGTTAATGTAGTGCTTGGAGGTTTTGGACAAACAACTGGATCGGGAGATAATGGGGGAGAAGACATCGTGGTGAAAGAAGTCGGTGTAGAAGAAAGCGCTATGCTTTTTGATTCGGTTTCCTCAGTTATCATTGTACCGGGATACGGCATGGCTGTGGCACAGGCCCAGCATGCAGTTCGTGAACTCTCAGAACTACTTGAAAAAAGAAATATTTCGGTGAAGTTTGCCATCCATCCAGTAGCCGGTCGCATGCCCGGCCACATGAATGTCTTATTGGCCGAAGCTAATATCCCCTATGACAAACTCATTGAAATGGATCATATAAATGATGAGTTTGCTACCACGGACATTGCACTGATCATCGGAGCGAATGATGTGGTAAACCCTGCTGCAAAAACTAATTCAGAAAGCCCTATTTTTGGCATGCCGGTATTGAATGTAGAAAATGCACAAACGGTAATTGTCTGCAAGCGGAGTATGAATGCAGGATATGCGGGTATTGAAAATGAACTCTTTGGATACCCCAATTGCCTGATGCTCTTTGGAGATGCTAAATCTTCCATCACAGCGGTGATCAACGAACTAAAAGAGATGTGA
- a CDS encoding DoxX family protein codes for MKKNKIIFWVATTIIILWEGVMPLGTLLLAPQQATVGTKPLGYPDYFAYTLIICKVLGVLAISIPTIPGKLKEWAYAGLTFSLIYAFISHAYVDQNIGFMLLPLVVLGILAISYSYNNKIQANG; via the coding sequence ATGAAGAAGAATAAAATAATCTTTTGGGTGGCAACTACCATCATCATCCTTTGGGAAGGTGTCATGCCACTTGGTACCCTGCTGCTTGCACCGCAGCAAGCGACCGTCGGTACAAAACCTTTGGGTTATCCCGATTACTTTGCCTATACGCTTATCATCTGCAAAGTACTCGGCGTATTAGCGATATCTATTCCAACAATACCAGGCAAGTTAAAGGAATGGGCCTATGCAGGGCTCACCTTTAGTTTAATCTATGCATTCATCAGCCATGCATATGTAGATCAAAACATCGGGTTTATGCTGTTGCCATTGGTGGTGTTGGGTATTCTTGCCATTTCTTATAGCTATAACAACAAAATCCAAGCTAATGGCTGA
- a CDS encoding GlxA family transcriptional regulator has product MQISVFVPEYGVIEAVTPPFRTFHTANEFLTTFGKKPMFKVEYVGLNEYVPANNGEYMIKTDRLLKDVTETDLLIIPPAFGDTAKGVQANAEAIPYFKKLHEKGSSIASLCIGAFLLAETGLLNGKKCSTHWAHINEFRERYPDVEVEDGAIITEHDNIYSSGGASSLWNLILYLVEKFADRETAIMISKYFALDIGRDSQSQFAIFKGQRNHGDNDIQEVQDYIEKHYHNKISIATLANLIHIGRRTFERKFKEATNNTPIEYIQRVRIEAAKKFFEASRKNITEIMFDVGYTDTKAFRDIFKKITGLTPIEYRNKFARVANEV; this is encoded by the coding sequence ATGCAGATTTCTGTCTTTGTACCAGAGTATGGGGTAATTGAAGCCGTTACACCGCCATTCAGAACCTTTCATACCGCCAATGAGTTTTTAACCACATTTGGCAAAAAGCCCATGTTCAAAGTTGAATATGTGGGCTTAAATGAATATGTACCTGCTAACAATGGCGAATACATGATAAAAACCGATAGGTTACTCAAGGATGTGACCGAAACGGACCTACTGATTATACCACCTGCATTTGGCGATACCGCCAAAGGGGTTCAGGCCAATGCAGAAGCGATACCTTACTTTAAAAAGCTGCACGAGAAAGGTTCAAGTATTGCCAGTTTGTGCATCGGCGCTTTTCTTTTAGCCGAAACGGGTTTACTCAATGGTAAGAAATGCTCGACACATTGGGCTCATATCAACGAATTTAGGGAAAGATACCCCGATGTAGAAGTGGAAGATGGGGCTATAATCACCGAACACGATAATATTTACAGCAGTGGTGGGGCAAGCAGTTTATGGAATTTAATATTATACCTGGTTGAAAAGTTTGCGGATAGAGAAACAGCAATCATGATTTCAAAATATTTTGCATTAGATATCGGGAGAGATAGTCAATCTCAATTCGCGATATTCAAAGGTCAACGGAATCATGGTGACAATGATATTCAAGAAGTACAGGATTACATTGAAAAGCATTATCACAATAAAATATCCATAGCAACTTTAGCGAATTTAATTCATATAGGCCGTAGAACTTTTGAACGGAAATTTAAAGAGGCTACCAACAATACACCCATAGAATATATACAACGGGTAAGAATAGAAGCCGCAAAAAAATTCTTTGAAGCATCAAGAAAGAATATAACTGAAATCATGTTCGATGTGGGTTATACGGACACGAAAGCATTTAGGGATATCTTTAAAAAGATTACAGGGCTTACGCCAATAGAGTACAGGAATAAGTTTGCAAGGGTGGCAAATGAGGTGTGA
- a CDS encoding alpha/beta hydrolase produces the protein MVIRVILLGVILFGACSQAGKEKQITYEDHFIESTDSVRLFVREFKLDDKTPISPYPLLLVHGGGPGAIASFDLDIPHGSLARDLAAQGIKVYIMDIRGWELSTYPDYDKHDSTIVTGNYEEAFDDIDAVVEFIREKEQIDKVSLFGWATGGHWGGYYATRNSEKVSHFISLNSLYSVNAPWPLRAAFGKEEDTSQFNKSDHFRTSDKVGLVRQWNATIPIEVKNDWRDSLVMEAYRNTATSFHPDSNILYVPGGYQEESFYMSLGKKYWDAADITCPTLIIRSDLDFWSRPSDLVAIEKALVNTERKRIVEIPGTHYVFLDRPEKGRTQLISEIKNFIDNR, from the coding sequence ATGGTAATACGTGTTATATTATTAGGCGTGATTTTATTCGGTGCGTGCTCACAAGCGGGTAAAGAAAAGCAAATAACATACGAGGATCACTTCATAGAAAGTACCGACAGTGTGAGGTTATTTGTTAGAGAATTTAAGTTGGATGATAAAACACCAATCAGTCCTTATCCACTACTGCTCGTACACGGTGGAGGACCTGGAGCAATAGCATCTTTTGACTTGGACATCCCTCATGGTTCTCTCGCAAGAGACTTGGCCGCACAGGGTATTAAAGTATACATAATGGATATTAGGGGGTGGGAACTATCCACTTATCCTGATTATGACAAGCATGATTCGACTATAGTTACCGGTAATTACGAAGAAGCTTTCGATGATATCGACGCAGTAGTTGAGTTTATCAGGGAAAAAGAACAGATAGATAAAGTCTCTCTTTTTGGCTGGGCAACCGGTGGACATTGGGGAGGTTATTATGCCACTAGAAATTCCGAAAAGGTAAGTCATTTTATTTCGTTAAACTCCTTATACAGTGTGAATGCTCCATGGCCATTGAGAGCCGCTTTTGGGAAAGAAGAGGATACCAGTCAATTCAATAAAAGCGATCATTTTCGGACATCGGATAAAGTTGGTCTCGTCAGACAGTGGAATGCGACTATACCCATTGAAGTAAAAAATGATTGGAGAGATTCTTTGGTAATGGAGGCTTACCGAAATACAGCTACTAGCTTCCATCCCGATTCTAATATTTTATACGTTCCCGGAGGTTATCAAGAAGAAAGTTTTTATATGTCCTTAGGAAAAAAATACTGGGATGCAGCAGATATTACCTGTCCGACTTTAATCATCAGAAGTGATCTCGACTTCTGGTCTCGACCATCAGACTTGGTTGCCATTGAAAAAGCATTGGTAAATACGGAACGAAAACGAATTGTTGAAATACCGGGCACTCATTATGTTTTCCTGGATAGACCAGAAAAGGGAAGAACACAATTAATTAGTGAAATTAAAAACTTCATCGATAACCGGTAA